One genomic segment of Arachis duranensis cultivar V14167 chromosome 4, aradu.V14167.gnm2.J7QH, whole genome shotgun sequence includes these proteins:
- the LOC107483199 gene encoding glycine-rich RNA-binding protein-like: protein MAEAETDPEPSHAYLEWWHEHERRFLSHELFLEDPRADAIPANAIQRGSGWVSDMDQVPDVPDRRLIERRHHVGTRASEHEWRWLNDAIDAMEGIGQCHRRGRCPDRSGNSGSIDGGGGGDGGSGGGGDGRGEVGFQGGALGLGDGGGFGGDGGFW from the exons ATGGCAGAGGCAGAGACTG ACCCAGAACCATCACATGCTTACTTGGAGTGGTGGCATGAGCATGAAAGGAGATTCTTATCGCATGAGCTCTTTCTCGAGGACCCCAGAGCAGATGCTATCCCAGCCAATGCTATACAGAGAGGTTCAGGTTGGGTTTCTGATATGGACCAGGTGCCAGATGTTCCTGACAGGCGTCTAATAGAGCGGAGACATCATGTTGGGACCCGAGCCAGTGAGCATGAGTGGAGATGGCTCAATGATGCGATCGATGCCATGGAAGGAATAGGTCAATGTCATAGACGAG GTAGATGTCCTGATAGAAGTGGAAATAGTGGAAGTATAGATGGAGGTGGAGGTGGAGATGGTGGAAGTGGAGGTGGTGGAGATGGCAGAGGTGAGGTTGGTTTTCAGGGTGGTGCTTTAGGGTTAGGGGATGGTGGAGGGTTTGGAGGTGACGGGGGGTTTTGGTGA